Proteins from one uncultured Anaeromusa sp. genomic window:
- a CDS encoding ATP-binding cassette domain-containing protein, which translates to MSLLVVENACCRYRLHSHWLAGHKEVKAVEKVSLQIAEGERFALAGESGSGKSTLARAILLLEPLASGKILFDGADISALKGNAQKNYRRQVQMVFQDAYSSMNPRMQVGEILAEPVRSFALKENEARAKKRISSMLECCGLSAKVLARYPGELSGGECQRVALARALLPQPRLVVFDEATSSLDVTLQNQILGLLHQVRQQMNLTYLFITHNLAMLPHVADRVGIMQEGRLVEVLPAHQLTQGKHSYTQKLLAAAPVTHPKDRRALSK; encoded by the coding sequence ATGAGTCTGCTTGTAGTTGAAAACGCTTGTTGCCGTTATCGGTTGCATTCGCATTGGCTGGCCGGACACAAAGAAGTAAAGGCCGTAGAAAAGGTATCCTTGCAGATTGCCGAAGGAGAGCGCTTTGCGTTAGCTGGAGAAAGCGGCAGCGGGAAGAGTACGCTGGCGAGAGCGATCTTGTTATTGGAGCCATTGGCATCAGGAAAAATTCTTTTTGATGGTGCGGATATTTCCGCACTAAAGGGGAATGCGCAAAAAAATTATCGCCGCCAAGTGCAGATGGTGTTTCAAGACGCTTATTCTTCCATGAATCCCCGTATGCAAGTAGGCGAAATTCTAGCGGAACCGGTACGCTCTTTTGCTCTAAAAGAAAATGAAGCTCGCGCAAAGAAGCGGATCAGCAGTATGCTGGAATGCTGCGGTTTATCCGCTAAAGTTCTGGCGCGGTATCCGGGAGAACTTTCCGGCGGGGAGTGCCAGCGAGTTGCCTTGGCTAGGGCTCTTTTGCCGCAGCCAAGGCTGGTTGTTTTTGATGAGGCTACGTCGAGTTTGGATGTGACGCTGCAGAATCAGATTCTTGGCTTGCTGCATCAAGTGCGGCAGCAGATGAATTTGACCTATCTTTTCATTACGCATAATCTAGCCATGCTGCCCCACGTCGCGGACCGCGTCGGCATTATGCAAGAAGGCAGGCTGGTAGAAGTCTTACCTGCGCATCAGTTAACGCAAGGAAAACATTCTTATACGCAAAAGCTGCTGGCGGCAGCCCCGGTGACACATCCGAAGGATCGAAGAGCCTTGTCAAAGTAA
- a CDS encoding ABC transporter ATP-binding protein: MKESCLSLRHVSVSIDGAPLVRDVTFDVPAGEVLGLVGESGSGKSLTLQAVMGLAGMGRNNVQVQGEAWFQGKNLCALKPEELRALRGAAIGMVFQDPLASLNPVLPVGWQVAELFRVHRKLSRREAGVGARQALLRAGVTKPEELYYRFPHQLSGGQRQRVLIAMAVALEPPLIIADEPTTALDVTLQAQIIEELRRLQQEGGSSVLLVSHDMGVIAELADQVAVMREGRVVEQGSCMEIFDAPQEAYTQRLLAASRFELIEEAAHESACS, encoded by the coding sequence ATGAAGGAGTCTTGTTTGTCCTTGCGCCATGTGTCGGTTTCTATTGATGGCGCGCCTTTAGTTCGGGATGTGACCTTTGATGTGCCTGCCGGTGAAGTCTTGGGTTTGGTAGGAGAAAGCGGCAGTGGCAAGTCGTTGACGCTGCAGGCGGTGATGGGACTGGCCGGTATGGGGCGCAACAATGTGCAGGTTCAAGGGGAAGCCTGGTTTCAAGGAAAAAACCTATGCGCCTTGAAGCCGGAGGAGCTGCGCGCGCTGCGCGGTGCGGCGATCGGCATGGTCTTCCAAGATCCCCTGGCGTCGCTGAATCCGGTATTGCCTGTAGGCTGGCAAGTAGCGGAGCTTTTTCGGGTGCATCGGAAGCTGTCGCGTCGAGAGGCTGGAGTCGGGGCGAGACAAGCCCTGCTTCGTGCGGGTGTTACAAAGCCGGAAGAGCTGTACTATCGCTTTCCGCACCAATTGTCAGGCGGTCAGCGGCAGAGAGTGCTGATTGCTATGGCTGTGGCGCTGGAGCCTCCTTTGATCATCGCAGATGAGCCGACTACCGCCTTGGATGTGACCTTGCAAGCGCAGATTATCGAAGAATTGCGCCGCTTGCAGCAAGAGGGAGGAAGCTCGGTGCTTTTGGTCTCTCATGATATGGGCGTGATTGCAGAGCTGGCGGATCAGGTGGCGGTCATGCGCGAGGGGCGTGTGGTAGAACAGGGAAGCTGCATGGAAATTTTTGATGCGCCTCAGGAGGCCTATACGCAGCGCTTGTTGGCAGCCAGTCGCTTCGAATTGATAGAGGAGGCGGCGCATGAGTCTGCTTGTAGTTGA